The Megalobrama amblycephala isolate DHTTF-2021 linkage group LG7, ASM1881202v1, whole genome shotgun sequence genome window below encodes:
- the LOC125272897 gene encoding T-cell surface antigen CD2-like isoform X2, with translation MKLRTKNNEKPFDIRWTHDRNGDILLWRYGRNKVKAEGVSKEEDGSLRFQSVSLKDTGTYTYSAFNTDGTEIGKGEAEIKVYERVPKPTVKINCTADGNAALTCDVENSKDPSLTVSWYEDGKLIQNEIKPQVFLSSTQVQENKPYSCETHNPVSKEKSESVTVSCEGPGLGKHFGLDIWIMVGIVSGGSALLLLLICVLLICIICSCCKKHKQDHVEFGLADLTPDHTDTNTKTQIHAQPPPLHQDEDEEYPTPIPYLSTNH, from the exons ATGAAGCTGAGAACAAAAAACAATGAGAAACCTTTTGATATAAGATGGACCCATGACAGAAACGGCGACATTCTTCTCTGGCGATATGGGAGAAACAAAGTGAAAGCTGAAGGTGTATCTAAGGAAGAAGATGGATCATTAAGATTTCAAAGTGTTAGTCTGAAGGACACGGGCACATATACATACAGCGCATTTAATACTGATGGTACAGAGATTGGTAAAGGAGAAGCAGAAATTAAAGTATATG AAAGGGTCCCTAAACCTACTGTGAAGATCAACTGCACCGCTGATGGGAATGCTGCTCTCACCTGTGACGTGGAAAACAGTAAAGATCCGAGTCTGACTGTATCCTGGTATGAAGATGGAAAACTCATCCAGAATGAAATAAAACCTCAAGTGTTCTTGTCATCTACTCAAGTACAGGAGAATAAACCGTACTCATGCGAGACACACAATCCTGTCAGCAAAGAAAAAAGTGAGAGTGTTACAGTATCAT GTGAAGGCCCAGGACTTGGTAAACACTTTGGCTTGGATATCTGGATCATGGTGGGCATCGTATCCGGCGGATCAGCCCTTCTGCTGCTGCTAATATGTGTTCTGCTAATATGTATCATCTGTTCCTGCTGCAAAAAGCACAAACAAG ATCATGTAGAGTTTGGGCTAGCAGATCTTACCCCAGATCACACTGATACAAACACCAAAACCCAGATCCATGCTCAACCCCCACCACTGCATCAAGACGAGGATGAGGAATATCCGACTCCCATACCTTACCTGAGTACCAATCACTGA
- the LOC125272897 gene encoding T-cell surface antigen CD2-like isoform X1, whose protein sequence is MIFQYSLLLIFCGFTALSVSTETCGKDLLVGTSCIMKLRTKNNEKPFDIRWTHDRNGDILLWRYGRNKVKAEGVSKEEDGSLRFQSVSLKDTGTYTYSAFNTDGTEIGKGEAEIKVYERVPKPTVKINCTADGNAALTCDVENSKDPSLTVSWYEDGKLIQNEIKPQVFLSSTQVQENKPYSCETHNPVSKEKSESVTVSCEGPGLGKHFGLDIWIMVGIVSGGSALLLLLICVLLICIICSCCKKHKQDHVEFGLADLTPDHTDTNTKTQIHAQPPPLHQDEDEEYPTPIPYLSTNH, encoded by the exons ATGATCTTCCAGTACAGTCTGTTATTGATCTTCTGTGGCTTCACTGCACTCTCTG tCTCAACAGAGACATGTGGAAAAGATCTACTAGTGGGAACATCCTGCATCATGAAGCTGAGAACAAAAAACAATGAGAAACCTTTTGATATAAGATGGACCCATGACAGAAACGGCGACATTCTTCTCTGGCGATATGGGAGAAACAAAGTGAAAGCTGAAGGTGTATCTAAGGAAGAAGATGGATCATTAAGATTTCAAAGTGTTAGTCTGAAGGACACGGGCACATATACATACAGCGCATTTAATACTGATGGTACAGAGATTGGTAAAGGAGAAGCAGAAATTAAAGTATATG AAAGGGTCCCTAAACCTACTGTGAAGATCAACTGCACCGCTGATGGGAATGCTGCTCTCACCTGTGACGTGGAAAACAGTAAAGATCCGAGTCTGACTGTATCCTGGTATGAAGATGGAAAACTCATCCAGAATGAAATAAAACCTCAAGTGTTCTTGTCATCTACTCAAGTACAGGAGAATAAACCGTACTCATGCGAGACACACAATCCTGTCAGCAAAGAAAAAAGTGAGAGTGTTACAGTATCAT GTGAAGGCCCAGGACTTGGTAAACACTTTGGCTTGGATATCTGGATCATGGTGGGCATCGTATCCGGCGGATCAGCCCTTCTGCTGCTGCTAATATGTGTTCTGCTAATATGTATCATCTGTTCCTGCTGCAAAAAGCACAAACAAG ATCATGTAGAGTTTGGGCTAGCAGATCTTACCCCAGATCACACTGATACAAACACCAAAACCCAGATCCATGCTCAACCCCCACCACTGCATCAAGACGAGGATGAGGAATATCCGACTCCCATACCTTACCTGAGTACCAATCACTGA
- the LOC125272894 gene encoding T-cell surface antigen CD2-like, giving the protein MIFQYNLIFLFLCGFTALSVSTETCGKDLLVGTSCIMKLPEKYNNKSNDIKWTHFSSDAVIERRNKKTKSNTPGLTMEEDGSLRFQSVSLKNTGTYTYTVTSSDGTEIGKGEAEIKVYKKVPKPTVKINCTADGNATLSCDVGNRKYPSLNVSWHEDGKLIQNEIKSQVFLSSTQVQENKPYSCETHNPVSENKSENVTVSCKGPGLTKLFGFNFWILVGILSGGSALLLLLICVFIICVCRICLRCKKHQQDQEEFRLADLTPGTKQIQTDH; this is encoded by the exons ATGATCTTCCAGTACAATCTGATATTTTTGTTCCTCTGTGGCTTCACTGCACTCTCTG tcTCAACAGAGACATGTGGAAAAGATCTACTAGTGGGAACGTCCTGCATCATGAAGCTACCAgaaaaatacaacaacaaatcTAATGACATAAAATGGACCCATTTCTCCAGTGACGCCGTAATTGAGAGGAGAAATAAGAAGACAAAGTCAAACACTCCAGGTTTAACAATGGAAGAAGATGGATCATTAAGATTTCAAAGTGTTAGTCTGAAGAACACGGgcacatatacatacactgtTACTAGTTCTGATGGTACAGAGATTGGTAAAGGAGAAGCAGAAATTAAAGTATATA AAAAGGTCCCTAAACCTACTGTGAAGATCAACTGCACCGCTGATGGGAATGCTACTCTCTCCTGTGACGTGGGAAACAGAAAATATCCGAGTCTGAATGTATCCTGGCATGAAGATGGAAAACTCATCcagaatgaaataaaatctCAAGTGTTCCTGTCATCTACTCAAGTACAGGAGAATAAACCGTACTCATGCGAGACACACAATCCTGTCAGCGAAAATAAAAGTGAGAATGTTACAGTATCAT GTAAAGGCCCAGGTCTTACTAAACTTTTTGGCTTTAATTTCTGGATCCTGGTGGGCATCCTATCCGGCGGATCAGCCCTTCTGCTGCTGCTAATATGTGTTTTCATCATCTGTGTGTGTCGCATATGTCTGCGATGCAAAAAGCACCAACAAG ATCAGGAAGAGTTCAGGCTAGCAGATCTTACCCCAGGTACAAAACAGATCCAGACAGACCACTAG